The Aggregatilinea lenta genome includes a region encoding these proteins:
- a CDS encoding ABC transporter permease has translation MINLFRAEWAKINGNRWVAGCLIWVFPVGAVGLMVLLGVIMAFSSGARESFVSDNAQWTDMLVGAWQIPNEMLGRVLLLGFTAVIFAGEYQWNTWKNIVPRSRRLALIAIKFVTLGVFVVFAFVILSILLTVGWGILTWIAGGTYGPHVTESVVRDVAGDYLRSAGLAFISTLIAAGYAALAGMLTRSILGGILVSVGLTIGEAASAVGLVLIAFFLDAPSVVKLYRFAPTYNLLNVNEWIVNHKAAPFDMQYGDNQHIILSSSMEFSLLVLAVWIVGLIALTAYWFQRQDITS, from the coding sequence ATGATTAACCTGTTCCGGGCCGAATGGGCCAAGATCAACGGGAATCGCTGGGTGGCGGGCTGCCTGATCTGGGTGTTCCCGGTGGGCGCGGTGGGCTTGATGGTGCTGTTGGGCGTCATCATGGCATTTTCGTCCGGCGCGCGTGAGTCCTTCGTGTCTGACAACGCGCAGTGGACCGACATGCTGGTCGGTGCGTGGCAGATCCCGAACGAGATGTTGGGGCGCGTGCTGCTGTTGGGCTTCACGGCGGTGATCTTCGCCGGGGAATACCAGTGGAACACCTGGAAGAACATCGTGCCGCGCAGCCGCCGCCTGGCGCTGATCGCGATCAAGTTCGTCACGCTCGGCGTGTTCGTGGTATTTGCTTTTGTGATCCTGTCCATTCTGCTCACGGTGGGCTGGGGCATCCTGACGTGGATCGCGGGTGGCACGTACGGCCCTCATGTCACCGAGAGCGTTGTGCGCGATGTGGCGGGGGACTATCTGCGCTCGGCAGGACTGGCGTTCATCTCGACCCTGATCGCGGCGGGCTATGCGGCGCTGGCCGGGATGCTGACGCGCTCGATCTTGGGCGGGATTCTGGTGAGCGTTGGCCTGACAATCGGCGAGGCGGCGTCGGCGGTGGGCCTGGTCCTGATCGCGTTTTTCCTCGACGCGCCATCAGTCGTCAAGTTGTACCGCTTCGCGCCGACATATAACTTGCTGAATGTCAACGAATGGATCGTGAATCACAAAGCCGCGCCGTTTGATATGCAGTATGGGGACAACCAGCACATCATCCTGTCGAGCAGCATGGAGTTCTCGCTGCTGGTACTGGCTGTGTGGATCGTGGGGCTGATCGCGCTGACCGCGTATTGGTTTCAGCGCCAGGACATCACCTCATAG
- a CDS encoding ABC transporter ATP-binding protein — translation MESSPAIRIDDLGKTFGGLRKRKRIQAVKGITFEVPAGTVYGFLGPNGAGKTTTIRMLLDLIHPTRGNAYIFGQHVHRNHGVLRRVGAIVEGAMFYNFLTARRNLEVLARTGDHYDAARIDALLEQVGLSARAGQRVKGYSTGMKQRLGLAAALLNDPDLLILDEPTNGLDPSGMHEIREFIRDLADRQGKTVFLSSHLLGEIEQICDRVAIINHGLIVREGVVSDLLAGQAQLHVEAEPVEQAAALLHERWPVTAVNGALSITATREDMPHIVRRLVEGGVDVYQVSGQRQTLEDYFLEVVGEAPGHD, via the coding sequence ATGGAGTCATCTCCGGCAATTCGTATCGACGACCTCGGCAAGACATTCGGCGGCCTGCGTAAGCGCAAACGTATCCAGGCGGTGAAGGGCATCACCTTCGAAGTGCCCGCCGGGACGGTGTACGGCTTTTTGGGGCCGAACGGCGCGGGCAAAACGACCACAATCCGCATGCTGCTCGACCTGATCCACCCCACGCGCGGCAACGCGTATATTTTTGGCCAGCACGTGCACCGCAATCACGGGGTGCTGCGCCGGGTGGGGGCGATTGTCGAGGGCGCGATGTTCTATAACTTCCTGACTGCGCGGCGCAACCTGGAAGTACTCGCGCGCACGGGCGACCACTACGATGCGGCGCGCATCGACGCGCTGCTGGAGCAGGTCGGCCTGTCGGCACGGGCGGGTCAGCGCGTCAAGGGCTACTCAACCGGCATGAAGCAGCGGCTGGGGCTGGCGGCGGCGCTGCTTAACGACCCGGATTTGCTGATCCTGGACGAGCCGACCAACGGCCTGGACCCCAGCGGCATGCACGAGATCCGCGAGTTTATCCGCGATCTGGCCGACCGCCAGGGTAAGACAGTATTCCTGTCCAGTCACCTTCTGGGCGAGATCGAGCAGATCTGCGACCGGGTGGCGATCATTAACCACGGCCTGATCGTGCGCGAAGGGGTCGTGTCCGATCTGCTGGCGGGGCAGGCGCAGCTGCACGTCGAGGCTGAGCCGGTCGAGCAGGCGGCGGCGCTGCTGCACGAGCGCTGGCCGGTGACCGCCGTCAACGGCGCGCTGAGCATCACGGCGACGCGCGAGGACATGCCACACATCGTACGGCGGCTGGTGGAGGGCGGCGTAGATGTCTATCAGGTGAGTGGGCAGCGGCAGACGCTAGAGGACTATTTCCTTGAGGTCGTGGGGGAGGCGCCGGGCCATGATTAA
- a CDS encoding AAA family ATPase yields MSEATAVQPISVDDFHQTARAILAEIGKVIVGQDEVVRQVLMCVILGGHALLEGVPGLGKTMLVRTLADVLDLKFARVQFTPDLMPADILGTNIMEEGEDGRRMFRFEAGPVFANLVLADEINRATPKTQSALLEAMQEKTVTVANHRYDLEPPFFVLATQNPLEMEGTYPLPEAQLDRFLFKIDVLFPSARELVEIMGRTTGLSAPQAQTVADGARILAMGELVRQVPIATHVSELIARLVIATHPDGDSPSELVEQYVRYGSSPRGGQALVLGAKANALLDGRYNVAYEDVQAVAASALRHRILLNFEGLAEGISTDDVVADLLMRLPVE; encoded by the coding sequence ATGAGTGAAGCGACCGCAGTACAACCGATCAGCGTGGACGATTTTCACCAGACGGCGCGCGCGATCCTGGCCGAAATCGGCAAGGTGATCGTGGGCCAGGACGAGGTCGTGCGGCAGGTGCTGATGTGCGTGATCCTGGGGGGGCATGCGCTGCTGGAAGGCGTGCCGGGCCTGGGCAAGACCATGCTTGTGCGCACGCTGGCCGACGTGCTCGACCTGAAGTTCGCGCGGGTGCAGTTCACGCCGGACCTGATGCCTGCCGACATCCTGGGCACGAACATCATGGAAGAGGGCGAGGACGGGCGGCGCATGTTCCGCTTCGAGGCCGGGCCGGTGTTCGCCAACCTCGTGCTGGCCGACGAGATTAACCGCGCGACGCCCAAAACGCAGTCGGCGCTGCTGGAAGCCATGCAGGAAAAGACCGTCACGGTGGCAAACCACCGCTACGATCTTGAGCCGCCGTTCTTCGTACTGGCGACGCAGAATCCGCTCGAAATGGAAGGGACCTATCCGCTGCCCGAAGCGCAGCTCGACCGCTTCCTGTTCAAGATCGACGTGCTGTTCCCCTCGGCGCGTGAATTGGTCGAGATCATGGGTCGCACGACCGGGCTGAGTGCGCCCCAGGCGCAGACCGTCGCGGACGGTGCGCGCATCCTGGCGATGGGTGAGTTGGTACGTCAGGTGCCGATCGCGACGCACGTCAGCGAGCTGATTGCGCGGCTGGTGATCGCCACGCACCCCGACGGTGACTCGCCATCCGAGCTGGTGGAGCAGTACGTGCGCTACGGGTCCAGTCCGCGTGGGGGGCAGGCACTGGTGTTGGGTGCAAAAGCGAACGCGCTGCTGGACGGGCGCTATAACGTGGCCTATGAAGATGTGCAGGCGGTAGCGGCTTCGGCGCTGCGGCATCGTATTTTGTTGAATTTTGAGGGGCTGGCGGAAGGGATCTCGACCGACGACGTGGTCGCGGATCTGCTGATGCGCCTGCCTGTGGAGTGA
- a CDS encoding DUF58 domain-containing protein, with protein sequence MTERLFDEKTLRKLDRLVLVANQVRAGAIKGERRSARRGTSVEFADYRNYVRGDDLRRLDWNIYARLDRPYIKLLEDEEDLAVHVVVDGSASMDWPRGGSRDQHKFLYACRVAAGLGTIALATGDQLTFSILRQDGAVRWGPFRGRGQTLNLLGWLESQRTRGVVEINGALRDVARRTTRTGLVIVLTDLMTPSGYQDGLRALQGRGHEVALVHVLSPDEIDPPVMGDLKLVDVETGIPQEVSIDAEMRGLYLERFQTWQTEIGTSCARRGIHYALAPTATPWEQVILSELRRASVVR encoded by the coding sequence ATGACTGAACGACTCTTCGACGAAAAGACGCTGCGCAAGCTCGACCGGCTGGTGCTGGTGGCGAATCAGGTGCGCGCGGGGGCGATCAAGGGCGAGCGCCGCTCGGCCCGGCGTGGGACCAGCGTCGAGTTTGCGGATTACCGCAACTATGTGCGCGGGGATGACCTGCGCCGGTTGGACTGGAACATCTATGCGCGGCTGGATCGCCCCTACATCAAACTGTTGGAAGACGAAGAGGATCTGGCTGTGCACGTCGTGGTGGACGGCTCCGCGAGCATGGACTGGCCGCGCGGCGGCAGCCGCGACCAGCACAAGTTCCTCTACGCCTGCCGGGTGGCGGCAGGTCTGGGCACAATCGCGCTTGCCACAGGTGACCAGCTCACATTTAGCATCCTGCGGCAGGACGGCGCGGTGCGCTGGGGGCCGTTCCGGGGGCGCGGGCAGACACTCAACCTGCTTGGCTGGCTGGAAAGCCAGCGCACGCGCGGCGTGGTCGAGATCAACGGGGCGCTGCGCGATGTGGCGCGGCGCACGACACGTACCGGACTGGTAATCGTGCTGACCGACCTCATGACTCCCTCCGGCTACCAGGACGGGCTGCGCGCGCTGCAAGGGCGCGGGCACGAGGTCGCGCTGGTGCACGTGCTCTCGCCAGACGAGATCGATCCGCCAGTGATGGGCGACCTGAAGCTGGTGGATGTGGAGACGGGCATCCCGCAGGAGGTCAGCATCGACGCCGAGATGCGCGGGCTGTACCTGGAGCGCTTCCAGACGTGGCAGACGGAGATCGGGACGAGCTGCGCGCGGCGCGGTATCCATTACGCCCTGGCCCCGACTGCAACCCCGTGGGAGCAGGTGATCCTCTCCGAGCTGCGACGGGCGAGCGTGGTTCGCTGA